In Daphnia magna isolate NIES linkage group LG5, ASM2063170v1.1, whole genome shotgun sequence, a single genomic region encodes these proteins:
- the LOC116923342 gene encoding uncharacterized protein LOC116923342 produces MARLLSKKYELNKQILIAELENVEHVSTTADCWTSHRRSFLGMTAHWHGEGKNSKDIIRRSACLGVRRVYGSHTYNVLARAMADMHAEFKITSKVNCTITDNGSNFLKAFKMFSLKENEGRPPRGSSNVDNEEEVDDYLDDDDEEDDVVYVDIGEILDSHYNEARLSLEIEERNGATEQLPRSEKEGTLNATLNNEDSDSDNDICNIVAHIHLPRHFRCTCHSLNLIATTDVKNIDQRQFNKLKNNLDKKLSAIWNKQSRSSLASDYIKDKLGELFIIHNATRWNSYYNSLCKVNYFQSKKPEEFNAIMDHFKLKKLTVAEQEFLKEFIKIMKPIADALDVFQNEEKMSVGCVLPVLTVLKEKLVIFKDNRSVIHCVPLVNCLLEGVERRFSSLFTDTNMILAAISDPHFKLSWISEGEKSTAIDLLKKEVDRRTSASVDAHESSLDEASLSDGSPTRKRKRNRFLDGLRKKVTTEIGEVDRFFHETVPGSLKDLDRFPTIKQIFLEYNSALPSSAACERLFSTAGLIFVPKRSNLSDSNFDKLVFLKQNGTCFRNWQLCPSKTS; encoded by the exons ATGGCAAGGCTTCTGAGCAAGAAATATGAATTGAACAAACAAATTCTTATTGCTGAACTGGAAAACGTCGAACATGTTTCAACTACTGCTGACTGCTGGACATCTCATCGTCGCAGCTTTCTCGGAATGACTGCCCATTGGCATGGCGAAGGAAAAAACTCAAAAGATATTATTCGTCGCAGTGCGTGTCTTGGGGTTCGACGCGTTTATGGATCTCACACGTACAACGTTCTGGCTAGGGCGATGGCAGATATGCATGCTGAATTTAAAATTACTTCCAAAGTCAACTGTACGATTACCGATAACGGGTCTAATTTTTTGAAGGCATTCAAGatgttttcattaaaagaaaatgaaggcCGTCCACCACGAGGTTCCTCTAATGTAGATAATGAAGAGGAGGTAGACGACTATCTTgacgatgacgacgaagaagacgacgTAGTTTACGTTGACATAGGAGAAATTTTGGATAGTCATTATAATGAAGCTCGTCTGTCTTTGGAAATTGAAGAGAGAAATGGCGCTACTGAACAATTGCCTCGaagtgaaaaagaaggaactCTAAACGCTACTCTAAATAATGAAGATTCTGATTCTGACAATGACATTTGCAACATTGTTGCCCACATTCATCTTCCTCGTCATTTCCGATGTACGTGCCATTCATTGAATCTCATTGCAACAACCGACGTTAAAAACATAGACCAGCGGCAATTCAATAAATTAAAGAACAATTTGGATAAAAAGTTGTCGGCCATCTGGAACAAACAGAGTCGGAGCTCACTGGCTTCCGACTACATAAAGGATAAACTGGGTGAACTATTCATTATTCATAACGCCACACGATGGAACAGCTATTATAATTCTTTGTGCAAAGTTAACTATTTTCAATCGAAAAAACCGGAAGAGTTTAATGCTATAATGGATCACTTCAAACTGAAAAAATTGACGGTTGCAGAACAGGAATTTCTTAAAGAATTCATCAAAATAATGAAGCCCATAGCTGACGCCTTGGATGTATTccaaaatgaagaaaagatgTCCGTCGGATGCGTTTTGCCTGTGTTGACGGTGTTAAAGGAAAAACTTGTGATTTTCAAAGATAACCGAAGTGTCATTCATTGCGTTCCGCTGGTCAACTGTCTATTGGAAGGGGTTGAAAGAAGATTCAGTTCCTTGTTTACCGATACGAACATGATTCTTGCGGCCATTAGTGATCCACATTTCAAGTTATCGTGGATTTCAGAGGGTGAGAAGTCAACCGCTATCGATCTTCTCAAAAAAGAAGTAGATCGGCGTACAAGTGCATCCGTTGA TGCGCATGAAAGCAGCCTTGATGAGGCCAGTCTAAGCGACGGCTCACCgacaagaaagagaaaaagaaatcggtTTTTGGATGGCCTAAGAAAGAAAGTGACTACTGAAATTGGCGAAGTAGATAGGTTCTTTCATGAAACCGTCCCCGGTTCTCTTAAAGACCTTGATCGTTTTCCGACAATTAAACAGATATTTCT AGAATACAACAGCGCCCTTCCATCCTCAGCTGCTTGTGAACGTCTTTTCAGCACTGCGGGACTCATTTTTGTCCCAAAACGTTCAAATTTATCGGACAGTAATTTCGACAAACTtgtgtttttaaaacaaaatggaacaTGTTTTCGAAACTGGCAACTTTGCCCGTCAAAAACTAGCTAA
- the LOC116930036 gene encoding uncharacterized protein LOC116930036 isoform X2, with protein sequence MDAPHSDNEGEIKEDIATAKNEQLPLAKPKDNGAESSDDSSGLGSNTLEKLRGRSRSELPSPESEDIARRRDSRKGQQFPVTGLSSLAKTYADEEAVGAVENSKPPANQTT encoded by the exons ATGGATGCACCTCATTCTGACAATGAAGGAGAAATTAAAGAAGATATTGCGACTGCTAAAAATGAACAACTTCCGCTAGCCAAGCCCAAAGATAACGGTGCCGAATCGTCTGATGATAGTTCAG GGCTAGGATCAAACACATTGGAAAAGTTGCGTGGTAGGAGTCGCTCGGAGTTGCCTAGCCCTGAAAGTGAGGACATAGCGCGGAGGCGAGATTCTCGAAAAGGACAGCAGTTTCCCGTCACAGGTCTGAGTAGTTTAGCTAAGACTTACGCTGACGAAGAAGCCGTAGGAGCAGTAGAAAACAGTAAACCGCCAGCCAATCAGACAACTTAG
- the LOC116930026 gene encoding mucin-2 isoform X2, with translation MSNQFLVTMCAVVFIAGGVRSAALMMNMPQISKMEVQCSKNGMSVDVEFDLPFDGIIFSKGHFSDPACRYVALGSNRSKYSFVIPANGCGTALADGTQSNILIFQSDPIVQEIWDVSRKVSCRFSEKISKYVTWSPLTVEMLDVQSSGKTGEVDCWMDVMKGVYPATKPIDGNLKIGEELSLIIYLRDVYGLYDMAVRDCWAYDDGNIDVESTLKLQLTSTDGCSKKPKLMHFWRRTDQVGDSNATLVTYSNITAFRFPTKSEVYFTCNIDICEGSCNQRNCVEEESQISVVTKPPTTFTTSRPTTTVAVVVQATTVAPIAETSTSRLPTKPSVVATTPFDCTTNPFDYRCPTTARPPVSIPNCILRPEDPRCPPELTQRPCFPGASYPGCPPPLTTPPPVIKPPVVCFPGSNDARCPTTTSRPPVVTTLPPLPPPPFITTGCYPGSPAPGCVSTPTRAPCFPGSNEPGCPTTTSPPDISSQSPPTCFPGSSDPRCPSVIPLRTTTSRPRCVPGLKVPGCPVTTSAPLPSTTTTTEVPSVPNCFPGSKNPGCPTITTTSPAPTPYTPDCSPGTNDPKCPPPITIATTLAPPVCLPDSKDPRCPTTTQPPPTCFPWSDDPRCPPITTTTTTTTTSPAPPISTTIPTTTTTKPPPPCVPGSDDPRCPTVRTTTISPPPCFPGSSDPKCPTVATTAPPTTTTEIYRCIPGSNDPNCPKPTAFTTTTTTTRPPFVCTPESNDPRCPTTTVPTIPTQVCLPGTKDPRCPQPPPICTPGSEDPRCPPVAPSTTSTTSTTTTAPPPICTPGSIDPRCPTTTTIIPSTSATTQRPFVCTPGSNDPRCPTTLATTEPPFVCTPESKDPRCPTIPPRTTTTTTTPTVITTTTQRQPICTPGSNNPGCPTPSTTTQSPPRCVPGSNDPSCPLTVVPTETPNKCIPGSNDPRCPATAETFPPPFRCTPESKDPRCLPTTTVTTQPPPVCVQGSTDPRCPTTPSPPVCVQGSTDPRCPTSPSPPVCLQGSTDPRCPTTPSPPVCVPNSNDPRCPATSTTAKPRTTTQTVTDIFVTSTTRKPSTAASVDDPGKPGWEGADPRYHAFHSWLYQPAPRPRGNKIKTSSKAASNI, from the exons GTACGTGGCATTAGGTAGCAACCGTTCAAAGTATTCATTCGTCATACCAGCCAATGGTTGCGGGACTGCTCTTGCGGACGGCACCCAGTCCAACATCCTCATTTTTCAGTCGGATCCTATTGTTCAG GAAATATGGGATGTGTCACGAAAGGTGAGCTGCCGGTTTTCAGAGAAAATCTCCAAGTACGTTACGTGGAGTCCGTTGACAGTTGAAATGCTCGATGTGCAAAGTAGTGGCAAAACGGGAGAGGTTGACTGTTGGATGGACGTTATGAAAGGAGTTTATCCAGCC ACAAAGCCAATTGATGGGAACTTGAAAATTGGAGAAGAATTGAGCCTCATTATTTACCTACGAGATGTATACGGCCTGTACGACATGGCTGTTCGAGACTGTTGGGCGTATGATGATGGTAACATTGACGTGGAATCTACTCTGAAGTTGCAGCTCACTTCAACTGATGGATGCTCCAA GAAGCCTAAATTGATGCATTTCTGGCGGCGGACGGACCAAGTGGGCGACAGCAATGCCACCCTAGTCACCTATTCCAATATCACGGCGTTCCGTTTCCCAACAAAGAGCGAGGTCTACTTTACCTGTAACATCGACATCTGTGAGGGTTCATGTAACCAGCGAAACTGCGTTGAAGAAGAGTCGCAAATCAGCGTTGTGACCAAACCGCCAACCACCTTTACAACCAGCCGGCCCACTACAACTGTGGCTGTAGTCGTTCAGGCGACGACAGTCGCACCCATTGCAGAGACGTCGACGTCCAGGCTACCGACGAAGCCTTCGGTCGTAGCGACCACCCCGTTCGATTGCACTACGAATCCGTTTGATTATAGATGCCCAACGACAGCTAGGCCCCCTGTCAGTATCCCCAATTGCATCCTAAGACCCGAAGATCCAAGATGTCCCCCAGAATTGACCCAAAGACCATGTTTCCCTGGCGCCTCGTACCCTGGATGCCCACCGCCCCTTACCACTCCTCCTCCTGTAATCAAACCACCGGTTGTTTGTTTCCCAGGTTCCAATGACGCCAGATGTCCTACGACCACCAGTCGACCGCCGGTTGTAACGACACTTCCTCCTCTACCACCACCACCGTTCATAACAACTGGATGCTATCCTGGATCTCCTGCTCCTGGGTGTGTAAGCACTCCTACTCGTGCTCCTTGCTTTCCAGGATCAAACGAGCCAGGATGTCCAACAACTACAAGCCCGCCAGACATCAGCAGTCAATCACCACCTACCTGCTTCCCAGGCTCCAGCGATCCCAGATGTCCTTCTGTGATCCCGCTGAGAACTACGACGTCTCGCCCACGCTGCGTTCCGGGATTGAAAGTCCCTGGATGCCCTGTGACGACTTCAGCTCCTTTGCCCAGCACTACCACTACGACAGAGGTGCCCTCCGTTCCAAATTGTTTTCCAGGATCGAAAAACCCCGGATGTCCTACCATTACTACGACATCTCCGGCACCTACACCATATACGCCGGACTGTTCTCCGGGAACAAATGATCCAAAATGTCCACCGCCAATAACGATCGCTACGACGCTGGCTCCCCCGGTATGTCTACCGGATTCCAAAGATCCTAGATGCCCCACGACGACACAGCCACCTCCGACCTGTTTCCCTTGGTCAGACGATCCTCGATGCCCACCTATCACCACAACTACCACAACTACTACAACTTCTCCAGCCCCGCCAATTTCAACTACAATtccaactacaacaacaacaaaaccgCCACCTCCTTGCGTTCCAGGATCGGATGATCCGCGATGCCCTACTGTAAGAACGACGACCATTTCTCCTCCACCGTGTTTCCCTGGATCAAGTGACCCGAAATGTCCAACTGTTGCAACAACAGCTCCTCCTACTACAACTACGGAAATTTATCGCTGTATTCCTGGCTCAAACGACCCAAATTGTCCAAAACCCACAGCATTCACAACCACTACAACCACAACTCGTCCTCCATTTGTTTGCACCCCCGAATCCAATGATCCACGCTGTCCAACAACAACTGTCCCAACAATACCAACTCAGGTTTGTCTACCTGGAACCAAAGACCCACGCTGCCCACAACCGCCTCCTATCTGTACGCCAGGATCAGAAGATCCACGTTGCCCACCGGTAGCGCCTTCAACAAcgtcaacaacatcaacaacaacgacCGCTCCACCTCCCATCTGTACTCCAGGATCAATCGACCCCCGATGCCCAACAACCACGACTATCATACCATCTACATCGGCTACAACACAGCGTCCATTTGTATGTACCCCTGGGTCCAATGATCCACGTTGTCCAACCACTCTCGCAACTACAGAGCCGCCATTCGTCTGCACACCCGAATCTAAGGATCCGCGGTGCCCAACAATACCACCACGAACAACCACAACTACAACAACCCCGACCGttataacaacaacaacacaacgTCAGCCAATTTGCACCCCTGGATCGAACAATCCAGGATGTCCAACACCATCAACAACGACACAGTCCCCTCCCAGATGCGTTCCTGGGTCGAACGATCCGAGCTGTCCACTAACAGTAGTACCTACAGAGACACCTAATAAATGTATCCCGGGATCAAACGATCCACGTTGTCCGGCTACAGCAGAAACCTTCCCGCCACCTTTCAGATGTACTCCAGAATCGAAAGACCCGCGCTGTctaccaacaacaacagtgACAACGCAGCCGCCCCCAGTCTGTGTACAAGGATCAACAG ATCCAAGATGCCCTACCACTCCTTCTCCCCCAGTCTGTGTACAAGGATCAACAGATCCAAGatgccctacctctccttctCCCCCAGTCTGTTTACAAGGATCAACAGATCCAAGATGCCCTACCACTCCTTCTCCCCCAGTTTGTGTTCCAAACTCCAATGATCCACGGTGTCCTGCTACTTCAACTACTGCAAAACCAAGGACTACTACACAGACTGTTACAGATATTTTCGTAACCTCAACAACGCGGAAGCCATCGACCGCAGCCTCTGTCGACGATCCTGGTAAACCTGGATGGGAAGGAGCTGATCCCAGATACCACGCATTCCATTCct GGTTATACCAGCCAGCACCAAGACCAAGAGGTAACAAGATAAAAACTTCGTCGAAGGCTGCAAgcaacatttaa
- the LOC116931333 gene encoding LOW QUALITY PROTEIN: evolutionarily conserved signaling intermediate in Toll pathway, mitochondrial-like (The sequence of the model RefSeq protein was modified relative to this genomic sequence to represent the inferred CDS: inserted 1 base in 1 codon; deleted 1 base in 1 codon) produces the protein MGVSPIPTNMFQAEFMHYXKQQQCIIDVLEQMEDNGLCPDAETDAMVLNIFGRHGFPTKKLRRMTYWIPKFKNLSPWALPEKIPTSNLEVAKLAVQRMGSFDLPQTEMEIFQTSELRDAIDDTWIVSGQSATQRKLLAKLQEKKTVFVEGAFTIWLRRTSINYFILRSDPEPLSEEDQKQRAQFDYDGVFKMHHHSSTPFH, from the exons atgggag TCTCCCCTATTCCAACAAATATGTTTCAGGCAGAGTTTATGCACT TAAAGCAACAACAATGTATAATTGATGTTCTGGAACAGATGGAAGACAATG GTTTGTGTCCAGATGCAGAAACCGACGCTATGGTCCTTAACATTTTTGGCCGCCATGGATTCCCGACGAAGAAACTTAGAAGAATGACTTACTGGATTCCAAAATTTAAGAACCTTTCTCCATGGGCACTCCCAGAAAAGATCCCCACTTCTAATCTTGAAGTAGCAAAACTTGCTGTCCAGAGAATGGGTAGTTTTGATCTA CCACAGACAGAGATggaaatttttcaaacaagTGAGTTGAGAGACGCCATCGACGATACTTGGATTGTTAGTGGTCAGAGCGCTACACAAAGGAAACTTTTGGCAAAActccaagaaaagaaaacagtcTTTGTTGAAGGAGCGTTCACAATATGGTTAAGAAGAACTAGTATAAATTACTTTATTTTACGTTCTGACCCTGAACCCCTATCAGAAGAAGACCAGAAGCAAAGAGCTCAATTTGACTATGATGGTGTGTTCAAGATGCATCATCATTCTTCAACCCCTTTCCATTAA
- the LOC123472561 gene encoding uncharacterized protein LOC123472561, which translates to MKRNSYANHFPYFAVNFDVFLTSKRFALRYPELVSVTSVNSCFVLLFMIFFFVVAVFCHPFGGSLWSAKKKKRFVSKNSGSATYRFSVPGDGCGTEPVAGKQCFGHGNVLIIRTETNAQAWENSHGVQCLFVPGLPTSQLLDSKALLIEVDVENEELPDIRTQVLVGGIAVDQNTRIKIGDHLIFVFYVHEDYMDMFIKSCFASDGLTNRIQLTDSYGCPLRPKLMQAFKRVDNTLHARMTAFRIAETSTLSLTCEVELCREMCSNLTACRMQPAPPILATTTNTTIAGTSPEKSVISSVQLPFTSTSPVSAILAISSQHET; encoded by the coding sequence ATGAAACGAAATTCCTACGCAAACCATTTTCCTTATTTCGCTGTCAATTTCGATGTTTTTCTGACGTCTAAACGCTTCGCTTTACGGTACCCCGAGCTTGTGTCTGTAACTTCTGTCAACAGCTGTTTTGTGCTTTTGtttatgattttcttttttgttgttgctgttttttGCCACCCGTTTGGTGGCTCTCTGTggtctgcaaaaaaaaaaaaaagattcgtAAGCAAAAATAGCGGCTCAGCCACGTACCGATTCTCGGTGCCGGGTGACGGTTGCGGGACTGAACCGGTGGCGGGAAAGCAGTGTTTTGGTCACGGCAACGTGCTGATCATTCGGACAGAAACAAATGCTCAAGCATGGGAAAACAGCCACGGCGTTCAGTGCTTATTCGTGCCGGGTTTGCCCACCTCTCAACTACTGGATTCCAAGGCATTATTGATTGAAGTCGACGTTGAGAACGAGGAGCTGCCAGATATTCGTACACAAGTTCTGGTTGGCGGTATTGCTGTCGATCAAAATACTCGGATCAAGATTGGAGATCATCTAATTTTTGTCTTTTACGTTCACGAAGATTATATGGATATGTTTATCAAGAGTTGTTTCGCCTCGGATGGATTGACCAATCGAATTCAATTAACCGACAGTTATGGCTGTCCGCTACGACCAAAACTGATGCAAGCATTCAAACGCGTGGATAATACGCTGCATGCAAGAATGACAGCCTTCCGAATCGCTGAAACGAGCACACTTTCTCTAACGTGCGAAGTCGAACTATGTCGCGAAATGTGCAGCAACCTAACAGCTTGTAGGATGCAGCCTGCTCCGCCAATTTTGGCTACGACAACAAATACTACAATCGCAGGGACATCACCAGAGAAGTCTGTGATTTCTTCCGTTCAGCTCCCGTTCACGAGCACTTCGCCAGTTTCTGCAATATTGGCTATCTCTAGCCAACACGAAACGTGA
- the LOC116930036 gene encoding uncharacterized protein LOC116930036 isoform X1, producing MDAPHSDNEGEIKEDIATAKNEQLPLAKPKDNGAESSDDSSGERLGSNTLEKLRGRSRSELPSPESEDIARRRDSRKGQQFPVTGLSSLAKTYADEEAVGAVENSKPPANQTT from the exons ATGGATGCACCTCATTCTGACAATGAAGGAGAAATTAAAGAAGATATTGCGACTGCTAAAAATGAACAACTTCCGCTAGCCAAGCCCAAAGATAACGGTGCCGAATCGTCTGATGATAGTTCAGGTGAAA GGCTAGGATCAAACACATTGGAAAAGTTGCGTGGTAGGAGTCGCTCGGAGTTGCCTAGCCCTGAAAGTGAGGACATAGCGCGGAGGCGAGATTCTCGAAAAGGACAGCAGTTTCCCGTCACAGGTCTGAGTAGTTTAGCTAAGACTTACGCTGACGAAGAAGCCGTAGGAGCAGTAGAAAACAGTAAACCGCCAGCCAATCAGACAACTTAG
- the LOC116930026 gene encoding mucin-2 isoform X1 translates to MSNQFLVTMCAVVFIAGGVRSAALMMNMPQISKMEVQCSKNGMSVDVEFDLPFDGIIFSKGHFSDPACRYVALGSNRSKYSFVIPANGCGTALADGTQSNILIFQSDPIVQEIWDVSRKVSCRFSEKISKYVTWSPLTVEMLDVQSSGKTGEVDCWMDVMKGVYPATKPIDGNLKIGEELSLIIYLRDVYGLYDMAVRDCWAYDDGNIDVESTLKLQLTSTDGCSKKPKLMHFWRRTDQVGDSNATLVTYSNITAFRFPTKSEVYFTCNIDICEGSCNQRNCVEEESQISVVTKPPTTFTTSRPTTTVAVVVQATTVAPIAETSTSRLPTKPSVVATTPFDCTTNPFDYRCPTTARPPVSIPNCILRPEDPRCPPELTQRPCFPGASYPGCPPPLTTPPPVIKPPVVCFPGSNDARCPTTTSRPPVVTTLPPLPPPPFITTGCYPGSPAPGCVSTPTRAPCFPGSNEPGCPTTTSPPDISSQSPPTCFPGSSDPRCPSVIPLRTTTSRPRCVPGLKVPGCPVTTSAPLPSTTTTTEVPSVPNCFPGSKNPGCPTITTTSPAPTPYTPDCSPGTNDPKCPPPITIATTLAPPVCLPDSKDPRCPTTTQPPPTCFPWSDDPRCPPITTTTTTTTTSPAPPISTTIPTTTTTKPPPPCVPGSDDPRCPTVRTTTISPPPCFPGSSDPKCPTVATTAPPTTTTEIYRCIPGSNDPNCPKPTAFTTTTTTTRPPFVCTPESNDPRCPTTTVPTIPTQVCLPGTKDPRCPQPPPICTPGSEDPRCPPVAPSTTSTTSTTTTAPPPICTPGSIDPRCPTTTTIIPSTSATTQRPFVCTPGSNDPRCPTTLATTEPPFVCTPESKDPRCPTIPPRTTTTTTTPTVITTTTQRQPICTPGSNNPGCPTPSTTTQSPPRCVPGSNDPSCPLTVVPTETPNKCIPGSNDPRCPATAETFPPPFRCTPESKDPRCLPTTTVTTQPPPVCVQGSTDPRCPTTPSPPVCVQGSTDPRCPTTPSPPVCVQGSTDPRCPTSPSPPVCLQGSTDPRCPTTPSPPVCVPNSNDPRCPATSTTAKPRTTTQTVTDIFVTSTTRKPSTAASVDDPGKPGWEGADPRYHAFHSWLYQPAPRPRGNKIKTSSKAASNI, encoded by the exons GTACGTGGCATTAGGTAGCAACCGTTCAAAGTATTCATTCGTCATACCAGCCAATGGTTGCGGGACTGCTCTTGCGGACGGCACCCAGTCCAACATCCTCATTTTTCAGTCGGATCCTATTGTTCAG GAAATATGGGATGTGTCACGAAAGGTGAGCTGCCGGTTTTCAGAGAAAATCTCCAAGTACGTTACGTGGAGTCCGTTGACAGTTGAAATGCTCGATGTGCAAAGTAGTGGCAAAACGGGAGAGGTTGACTGTTGGATGGACGTTATGAAAGGAGTTTATCCAGCC ACAAAGCCAATTGATGGGAACTTGAAAATTGGAGAAGAATTGAGCCTCATTATTTACCTACGAGATGTATACGGCCTGTACGACATGGCTGTTCGAGACTGTTGGGCGTATGATGATGGTAACATTGACGTGGAATCTACTCTGAAGTTGCAGCTCACTTCAACTGATGGATGCTCCAA GAAGCCTAAATTGATGCATTTCTGGCGGCGGACGGACCAAGTGGGCGACAGCAATGCCACCCTAGTCACCTATTCCAATATCACGGCGTTCCGTTTCCCAACAAAGAGCGAGGTCTACTTTACCTGTAACATCGACATCTGTGAGGGTTCATGTAACCAGCGAAACTGCGTTGAAGAAGAGTCGCAAATCAGCGTTGTGACCAAACCGCCAACCACCTTTACAACCAGCCGGCCCACTACAACTGTGGCTGTAGTCGTTCAGGCGACGACAGTCGCACCCATTGCAGAGACGTCGACGTCCAGGCTACCGACGAAGCCTTCGGTCGTAGCGACCACCCCGTTCGATTGCACTACGAATCCGTTTGATTATAGATGCCCAACGACAGCTAGGCCCCCTGTCAGTATCCCCAATTGCATCCTAAGACCCGAAGATCCAAGATGTCCCCCAGAATTGACCCAAAGACCATGTTTCCCTGGCGCCTCGTACCCTGGATGCCCACCGCCCCTTACCACTCCTCCTCCTGTAATCAAACCACCGGTTGTTTGTTTCCCAGGTTCCAATGACGCCAGATGTCCTACGACCACCAGTCGACCGCCGGTTGTAACGACACTTCCTCCTCTACCACCACCACCGTTCATAACAACTGGATGCTATCCTGGATCTCCTGCTCCTGGGTGTGTAAGCACTCCTACTCGTGCTCCTTGCTTTCCAGGATCAAACGAGCCAGGATGTCCAACAACTACAAGCCCGCCAGACATCAGCAGTCAATCACCACCTACCTGCTTCCCAGGCTCCAGCGATCCCAGATGTCCTTCTGTGATCCCGCTGAGAACTACGACGTCTCGCCCACGCTGCGTTCCGGGATTGAAAGTCCCTGGATGCCCTGTGACGACTTCAGCTCCTTTGCCCAGCACTACCACTACGACAGAGGTGCCCTCCGTTCCAAATTGTTTTCCAGGATCGAAAAACCCCGGATGTCCTACCATTACTACGACATCTCCGGCACCTACACCATATACGCCGGACTGTTCTCCGGGAACAAATGATCCAAAATGTCCACCGCCAATAACGATCGCTACGACGCTGGCTCCCCCGGTATGTCTACCGGATTCCAAAGATCCTAGATGCCCCACGACGACACAGCCACCTCCGACCTGTTTCCCTTGGTCAGACGATCCTCGATGCCCACCTATCACCACAACTACCACAACTACTACAACTTCTCCAGCCCCGCCAATTTCAACTACAATtccaactacaacaacaacaaaaccgCCACCTCCTTGCGTTCCAGGATCGGATGATCCGCGATGCCCTACTGTAAGAACGACGACCATTTCTCCTCCACCGTGTTTCCCTGGATCAAGTGACCCGAAATGTCCAACTGTTGCAACAACAGCTCCTCCTACTACAACTACGGAAATTTATCGCTGTATTCCTGGCTCAAACGACCCAAATTGTCCAAAACCCACAGCATTCACAACCACTACAACCACAACTCGTCCTCCATTTGTTTGCACCCCCGAATCCAATGATCCACGCTGTCCAACAACAACTGTCCCAACAATACCAACTCAGGTTTGTCTACCTGGAACCAAAGACCCACGCTGCCCACAACCGCCTCCTATCTGTACGCCAGGATCAGAAGATCCACGTTGCCCACCGGTAGCGCCTTCAACAAcgtcaacaacatcaacaacaacgacCGCTCCACCTCCCATCTGTACTCCAGGATCAATCGACCCCCGATGCCCAACAACCACGACTATCATACCATCTACATCGGCTACAACACAGCGTCCATTTGTATGTACCCCTGGGTCCAATGATCCACGTTGTCCAACCACTCTCGCAACTACAGAGCCGCCATTCGTCTGCACACCCGAATCTAAGGATCCGCGGTGCCCAACAATACCACCACGAACAACCACAACTACAACAACCCCGACCGttataacaacaacaacacaacgTCAGCCAATTTGCACCCCTGGATCGAACAATCCAGGATGTCCAACACCATCAACAACGACACAGTCCCCTCCCAGATGCGTTCCTGGGTCGAACGATCCGAGCTGTCCACTAACAGTAGTACCTACAGAGACACCTAATAAATGTATCCCGGGATCAAACGATCCACGTTGTCCGGCTACAGCAGAAACCTTCCCGCCACCTTTCAGATGTACTCCAGAATCGAAAGACCCGCGCTGTctaccaacaacaacagtgACAACGCAGCCGCCCCCAGTCTGTGTACAAGGATCAACAGATCCAAGATGCCCTACCACTCCTTCTCCCCCAGTCTGTGTACAAGGATCAACAGATCCAAGATGCCCTACCACTCCTTCTCCCCCAGTCTGTGTACAAGGATCAACAGATCCAAGatgccctacctctccttctCCCCCAGTCTGTTTACAAGGATCAACAGATCCAAGATGCCCTACCACTCCTTCTCCCCCAGTTTGTGTTCCAAACTCCAATGATCCACGGTGTCCTGCTACTTCAACTACTGCAAAACCAAGGACTACTACACAGACTGTTACAGATATTTTCGTAACCTCAACAACGCGGAAGCCATCGACCGCAGCCTCTGTCGACGATCCTGGTAAACCTGGATGGGAAGGAGCTGATCCCAGATACCACGCATTCCATTCct GGTTATACCAGCCAGCACCAAGACCAAGAGGTAACAAGATAAAAACTTCGTCGAAGGCTGCAAgcaacatttaa